From one Trifolium pratense cultivar HEN17-A07 linkage group LG1, ARS_RC_1.1, whole genome shotgun sequence genomic stretch:
- the LOC123917272 gene encoding uncharacterized protein LOC123917272 has protein sequence MATQSLLAIPSPLRFRLLPFRCQPCYFHKRSEIYLPHQTIYTHTTSIKASAADHNEPNEFKVEKFKEAMPSLVQEFQGRKVQYTLLDRLQFLVQDALKWLLFGYFIFNFLFDVSYALFTSGQPILGLFSGCMVAHFLKEMSLDLCHRSEVNDLKWRRLGLCGFFVLLQFTMKWKVLLKFTTEWFSEEQKLFLWHVGNGGLMQLLWYWRNFFEEAKNKH, from the exons CTTCTGCCGTTTCGATGTCAACCTTGTTATTTCCATAAACGCTCAGAAATTTATCTTCCTCATCAAACAATTTATACTCATACCACTTCAATTAAAGCATCGGCAGCAGACCATAACGAGCCTAATGAGTTTAAGGTAGAGAAATTCAAAGAAGCAATGCCAAGTCTGGTTCAAGAATTTCAAGGGAGAAAAGTTCAGTATACACTCCTAGATAGACTTCAATTTCTTGTTCAAGATGCATTAAAGTGGTTGCTTTTCGGATATTTCATCTTTAACTTTTTATTCGATGTTTCATATGCATTATTTACAAGTGGGCAACCAATTCTTGGCCTCTTTAGTGGCTGCATGGTGGCTCATTTTTTGAAGGAGATGTCCCTAGATTTGTGTCATCGATCTGAG GTGAATGATTTAAAATGGCGGCGTTTGGGTTTGTGTGGCTTTTTTGTGTTGCTCCAGTTTACTATGAAATGGAAAGTGTTGCTCAAGTTTACTACAGAATGGTTCTCAGAAGAACAAAAGTTGTTTCTTTGGCATGTTGGAAATGGTGGACTAATGCAGTTACTATGGTATTGGAGAAATTTTTTCGAAGAAGCAAAGAACAAACACTGA